Part of the Candidatus Aquicultor sp. genome, GTTCGACCTATTACCAATGGGATGGAACCGGCGGCGCGTGGTCTACGTATTCTGTTCCTTTCGCAGCATTTGAAGGCAGCCATACGCTGTACTTTTACTCAAAAGACTCGCTTAACAATACCGAGGGCAACAAGAGCCAAGTAATAAAAGTCGACACAGCAGCCCCGGGGGCGGCAATACTATCAACCCCGGCGGATAACGGCTGGGCTTCAGGCGTGCAACCAACGCTTACCTGGACTGTGGCAACCGACACATCGAGCGGTATTGCAAACTACGTTATCAAGATCGATGGCGCAACGGACCAGACGGTAACAGGATCGACACTCTCAGCTGCAACAGTCGCAATGCTTACCGAGACCAGCCATACCTGGCAGATTATCGCCGTTGACAATGCGGGGAATCAAACAAGCTCTGCGATTCACACCATGAAAGTAGATTACAGTAGCCCAACGGCAACAATTAGCGCACCGGCAAACAATGCAACAGTAGTAGATACCATAACCATTACCGGTACGGCATCTGACACCAACTTTGCAAACTACAAACTGGAGTATGGTGCCGGGGCATCACCGTCAAGCTGGACGACGATCACCAACCCGACGACGCCGGTAACCAACGGCACGCTCGGAACCTTTGGAACGAGAACCGTTGCAAACGGGCAGTATACGATTAGACTTACCGTCACGGATAATGCCGCTAAGTCATCGACAACCTCAGTTCTTATTAACGTTAATAACGATATTATCGCGCCGACAACGACACTTTCAACCAGCCCAATAACACCAGACGGCACCAACGGTTGGTTTAAATCGGCAACGACGATTACGCTTACCTCGTCCGAGCCGGGCACGACCTATTACCAATGGGATGGAACCGGCGGCGCA contains:
- a CDS encoding Ig-like domain repeat protein produces the protein DGTGGAWTTYTGALAAQQGNHTLYYYSVDTAANTEANKNLAIKVDTVAPTGLSLTTPADASFVNTQQPTLTWSGATDASSGLANYIVKIDGADNQTVGSAVVTTQTAGTLTQASHTWQIVAIDNAGNQATSTSRTFTVDVTNPTASITAPLDNTYVTGSITVTGTAADTNFNNYTLEYGAGSSPSSWTTINSATTTVTNNALGSLDTGLLPNGDYTIRLRVTDKANNSATPASILVHVDHAAPTTTLSTSPITPDGSNGWFKSATTITLTSSKPGSTYYQWDGTGGAWSTYSVPFAAFEGSHTLYFYSKDSLNNTEGNKSQVIKVDTAAPGAAILSTPADNGWASGVQPTLTWTVATDTSSGIANYVIKIDGATDQTVTGSTLSAATVAMLTETSHTWQIIAVDNAGNQTSSAIHTMKVDYSSPTATISAPANNATVVDTITITGTASDTNFANYKLEYGAGASPSSWTTITNPTTPVTNGTLGTFGTRTVANGQYTIRLTVTDNAAKSSTTSVLINVNNDIIAPTTTLSTSPITPDGTNGWFKSATTITLTSSEPGTTYYQWDGTGGA